AAGGACCTCAGCTTCTTCTTCGAACCCGAACGCCCGGAGATGTTCCGCATCGTGCGCGCCGCCGACCGTCAGCGCCAGCCGCAGACCGGCGCCGACGAGCCAGCCTACTTCTTCGAGAGCCTCGGCCAGATTCCCGGCGAATACCCCATCGCACCCTACGTAGCTGAATTCCTTCCGCTCGAAGGCGATCGCGTGGGTCGCGAGCATCAGCATCCGGGAGCGGAGTTTCTCTTCATCCTCGATGGCTCTATGGAAGTGCGTCACGGCAACCAGACCGAGGTGGTCGAAGCAGGCGATGCCGTTTACTTCCACTCGACGGCCATCCACAGCTACCGCGCGCTGAACGAGAAACCCTGCGCCACGCTGATCGTCACCCTGCCGGAAGCCGCTCGCGCAGGCAGTCAGATCGGCACGCGCGTACCGGTCTTCGCTAACCCGCGCGTGGCTCGCGGATCTGCTGCCTAAGCTTGCCTGCAACCTAAAACAGCAAGGCCGGGGAGCGATCCCCGGCCTTTGCTTTGCTGATCTGTACGCTTTCTCTAATCCAGGAACATCTTCTCGACGTCCAGCCAGTTGTTCACGCGGCGGAAGCCCTCTACATTGAGGTTCGCCGGCGAGGTGAACAGGATGCCCTCACCCTGGAAGCGGCGAAGCTGGCGTGGGTTATCGTCGATCAGGTAATCGCCTTGCAGAATGCCCTTGTCGCCGCAGAAAACGATGTTCGACGGGGGAATAAACGGGAAGTGCTGCTTCAGCCACTCGAACTTCGCGTTGAAGCTCTTGGGCACCTCCATCGCTGCGGTGGCGATGAAGACGTCGTACTGGCTCTGCAGGCGCTCCAGCACACGCTGCGCGTCGGGCATCACCCCGAGCACCGCGAAGAAGTCGTCGCTCTGCATGTAGCGTTCAAGTGCCGCCGCGCGCTCCTCGGGGACGTACTGCCAGATCCAC
The nucleotide sequence above comes from Granulicella cerasi. Encoded proteins:
- a CDS encoding 5' nucleotidase, NT5C type, whose translation is MSIRGDRKIICVDMDEVMADALAEHLLRYNQEFNENVTVKDLAGQWIWQYVPEERAAALERYMQSDDFFAVLGVMPDAQRVLERLQSQYDVFIATAAMEVPKSFNAKFEWLKQHFPFIPPSNIVFCGDKGILQGDYLIDDNPRQLRRFQGEGILFTSPANLNVEGFRRVNNWLDVEKMFLD
- a CDS encoding helix-turn-helix domain-containing protein, coding for MPHRKRIHEVTLLAHHSATDAAKPHLLARPTDAQAGPAEDPEVFSADGSVRAEAAESFIENKRIGDRIKFLRQRKSMGLVELGRHTGLSASFLSQLETGRVVPTLRNLARIAMVFSKDLSFFFEPERPEMFRIVRAADRQRQPQTGADEPAYFFESLGQIPGEYPIAPYVAEFLPLEGDRVGREHQHPGAEFLFILDGSMEVRHGNQTEVVEAGDAVYFHSTAIHSYRALNEKPCATLIVTLPEAARAGSQIGTRVPVFANPRVARGSAA